The Crocosphaera sp. UHCC 0190 DNA window TTCAGGGTTATAGGCTTTGGGGCCACCACCAACAGGAATTAAAGCCACATCAGGACTGCCTAAGAGAATTTTTTGTTCAATATCAATTGGAGCCGCTGCCCCCCCTAAATGAACCACACGAATACCCCCTTGTGACCAACGCCAAGCCACATTTGTCCCAAAACGTTTACCCCCATCTCGATCATGAGCAATGCCAACCCCTTGAATTCTCAGGCCATTAATTTCATAAACCCCTGGTTCATACAAAACTTTAGGATTGCCAGGCAAATTTTCCGCGGCCCCCTCATCCCACATTTGACTACTAATAATCACCAAATCCGCCGCAATTTTGGGCAGACGATAACCAGCAGTACAGCCGATCGCCCGAAAAGGATTAGCCAAAATTCGCAAGCCCCCTCCCGTAAACAAAAAGGCAGTATGGCCCAGATATTGAATCAATAAAGAATCTTTTCCTGGGGCCGCCACTGATGGCCAATGAGATGTGAAAGAGAGTCCGGTAGCTGCGATCGCACCGGCCCCTGCATAACGGATTAATTGTCGCCGTTTCATGAGATATCAAAAATTGGGTTTAATTAAGGAGATTTTAATGAGGTCAGAAAGTTCCGCAATAGGTGTTTCCCTGAAGCAGTTAGGATACTTTCTGGATGAAATTGTACCCCTTGAAGGTGGGGATAGTCTTTATGTTGAAGACCCATAATTGTGCCATCTTCTACCCAAGCGGTAATTTCCAACACATCAGGAAGACTTTCCCGCTCAACCACCAAACTATGATAACGCGTCGCATTAAAGGGTTTCTCTAATCCTGCAAAGACTCCTACCCCTTGATGGTAAATAGGAGAGGTTTTTCCGTGCATTAAAACAGGGGCAGAAATGACTTTACCCCCAAAAACTTGTCCCATACTCTGATGCCCTAAACAAACCCCTAAAATGGGAAGGGTGGGGCCTAATTCTGTAATTAAATCTAAGGAGATACCCGCATCTTCAGGGCGGCCCGGGCCAGGAGAAATTACCACCCCATCAGGGTTTAAGTGGCGAATTTTGGGGAGATCGATTTGATCATTACGGTAAACTTGGATTTCAGATGCAACGGGCAATTGGGCCCCTAATTCTCCCAAATACTGCACCAAATTATAGGTAAAACTATCGTAGTTATCGATGACGAGAATCAATGATTATCTCCTCAGTGATGGTCAGCATGACAATCAACTTGAATATTATAAGGGAAGAGCCAGTGCTGCCAAGGGAGGGGCGATGATAAATCCAGCCACCAATAAAGCGGCGATCGCAGAAATCATGACTGCCCCGGCTGCACAGTCTTTGGCAATTTTAGCTAATTCATGATAGGACTGGCCGACGGTTAAATCAACTACAGATTCTAAAGCCGTATTTAATAATTCTAAAACCATGACTAAGGCGCAGGTTAGGGAAACAATGGCCATGCTGACTCCATTGATGTGGAGAAAAACCCCTAAACTAATTGCTGTGGCTGTCATCGTGGTGTGAATTCGGAAATTTCGTTGAGTCATAAAGGCGTAACAAATGCCAGCCCAAGCATATTTAAAGCTGAGAAAGAGATTAGGGGCAATTTGCCAAGCAGACTCTCTTTTCAGGCTGAAATTGATTTCTGGTGGGTTTGGGGCGGTTTGAGGTGCGCGACTGTTTCCCAAAGTGGAAGTCGCTGACAGGAGGGTGACGGGAGAAAAATGGGGGGATGTGGGTTGGCTAATTTGAAAATTGGCTTTCATAATCTAAAGTTTTGGTAAGTTTGGTACAGAATAATTAATTATTTTTACAGAGTCTGTTCAATTAGAACATATAGTGTAGTCTGGTTGTCCACCAAGACCAATACTTTTTAACAAAGTTTCTTGTTGTTGTAGCATTTCTTCAAGGGTTTCGTCATCAGGGTGATCCCATCCCAAGAGGTGAAGGAACCCGTGAGCCACTAACCAAGCGACTTCTCGGTTTAAAGAATGATTTTGTTGTTGAGCTTGTCGGTTAGCGGTTTCGATGGAGATGACAATATCCCCTAAATATAGCGGCTCAATCTCAGAAGTGCCATCCTCAGGTATCGGAAAGTCTACTTCTAAGGCAGCAAAGGCTAAAACGTCTGTCGGTTGATCTTTTTGAC harbors:
- a CDS encoding diacylglycerol kinase family protein, which produces MKANFQISQPTSPHFSPVTLLSATSTLGNSRAPQTAPNPPEINFSLKRESAWQIAPNLFLSFKYAWAGICYAFMTQRNFRIHTTMTATAISLGVFLHINGVSMAIVSLTCALVMVLELLNTALESVVDLTVGQSYHELAKIAKDCAAGAVMISAIAALLVAGFIIAPPLAALALPL
- a CDS encoding aminodeoxychorismate/anthranilate synthase component II gives rise to the protein MILVIDNYDSFTYNLVQYLGELGAQLPVASEIQVYRNDQIDLPKIRHLNPDGVVISPGPGRPEDAGISLDLITELGPTLPILGVCLGHQSMGQVFGGKVISAPVLMHGKTSPIYHQGVGVFAGLEKPFNATRYHSLVVERESLPDVLEITAWVEDGTIMGLQHKDYPHLQGVQFHPESILTASGKHLLRNFLTSLKSP
- a CDS encoding MBL fold metallo-hydrolase, which translates into the protein MKRRQLIRYAGAGAIAATGLSFTSHWPSVAAPGKDSLLIQYLGHTAFLFTGGGLRILANPFRAIGCTAGYRLPKIAADLVIISSQMWDEGAAENLPGNPKVLYEPGVYEINGLRIQGVGIAHDRDGGKRFGTNVAWRWSQGGIRVVHLGGAAAPIDIEQKILLGSPDVALIPVGGGPKAYNPEEAKKAMEILRPKVMIPTHYLTSAADKKSCDIAPLTDFLDLVKGMNIKEVNHDQLRLRFEDLPKEGTLIRILNYKPALKK
- the ybeY gene encoding rRNA maturation RNase YbeY; amino-acid sequence: MISSEPSSIVIDVNIQDVFTAHSSDIDDNLSILSDQWQHWFNIWGESLVSYLPSSSSYELSLRLTGDAEIQSLNAQYRQKDQPTDVLAFAALEVDFPIPEDGTSEIEPLYLGDIVISIETANRQAQQQNHSLNREVAWLVAHGFLHLLGWDHPDDETLEEMLQQQETLLKSIGLGGQPDYTICSN